A genomic segment from Bradyrhizobium sp. CB1015 encodes:
- a CDS encoding flagellin, with protein sequence MSSLLTNSTAMTALQTLRSVGSQLSTTQTRISTGQRVATASDNAAYWSIATSMRADNAALSAVSDSLGLSAATVDTQYTALTTVIGDKDSGLTKLQSLLVQAKTAGIDRTKIQADITQIQQQMKSTANAATFNGINWLSTTATTPATFSLVSSYSRVAGTPTIGSITVTTANYSLYTATTSGVLDTVSGGASVDNMTIGALTDSAADQTTLDGYIAQVTTAINTVASAAANLGAVKNRIATNTEFVKSLMDSVDRGVGQLVDADMNQESTRLAALQVQQQLGVQALSIANNSSQSILSLFR encoded by the coding sequence ATGTCAAGCCTGCTTACGAACTCGACCGCCATGACCGCGCTGCAGACCCTGCGGTCTGTCGGTTCGCAACTCTCCACCACGCAGACCCGGATCTCCACCGGTCAGCGCGTGGCCACCGCCTCGGACAACGCCGCCTATTGGTCGATCGCGACATCGATGCGCGCCGACAACGCCGCTCTCTCGGCAGTCTCCGACTCGCTCGGTCTGTCGGCCGCGACCGTCGACACGCAATACACCGCTCTGACCACGGTCATCGGTGACAAGGACTCCGGCCTGACCAAGCTCCAGTCCCTGCTGGTCCAGGCCAAGACCGCCGGTATCGACCGCACCAAGATCCAGGCCGATATCACCCAGATCCAGCAGCAGATGAAGAGCACCGCCAACGCGGCGACCTTCAACGGCATCAACTGGCTGAGCACGACCGCCACCACGCCGGCGACCTTCAGCCTGGTGTCGTCGTACTCGCGCGTCGCCGGCACGCCGACCATCGGCTCCATCACGGTGACGACCGCCAACTACTCGCTCTACACCGCGACCACGAGCGGCGTCCTGGACACGGTGAGCGGCGGCGCGTCGGTTGACAACATGACCATCGGCGCGCTGACCGACTCGGCGGCCGACCAGACCACGCTCGACGGCTACATCGCGCAGGTCACCACCGCGATCAACACGGTGGCTTCGGCCGCCGCCAACCTCGGCGCGGTCAAGAACCGCATCGCGACCAACACGGAATTCGTGAAGTCGCTGATGGACTCGGTTGACCGCGGTGTCGGCCAGCTCGTCGATGCCGACATGAACCAGGAGTCCACGCGCCTTGCGGCCCTCCAGGTCCAGCAGCAGCTCGGCGTTCAGGCGCTCTCGATCGCCAACAACAGCAGCCAGAGCATCCTGTCGCTGTTCCGCTAA